In one Cercospora beticola chromosome 1, complete sequence genomic region, the following are encoded:
- a CDS encoding uncharacterized protein (MEROPS:MER0000940), which produces MFFRASLGLAAAAAVVSAAPVQQESSSIVLPLKRVANFSSMKSIVQSGEAKISKINSGSKLTARQSSGSITNEDVTYVAPIVVGGRTWDLIVDTGSSNLWCGAQSSCEATSTGRATGGNFQVSYGSGSVSGKEYTDTVSFGGLTVRSQSLGAATSAQGFTGVDGIIGFGPADLTQGTVSNANTVPTFMDNLYSQGSIAREVLGVYFRPESGSDTNDANGELTLGGTDSSKYTGSIQYFPQLTSGSAAPYWGISIASFTYGSTTLASNAQGIVDTGTTLIYIPTTAYNKFLSAAGGRTDSSSGLASFTTKPTANFGIKFGSTTYNLTPAQYLVPTSQYGFYGLSSGKYYSWITDGGSSGVNTIIGQKFLENYYSVFDTTGSRIGFATRN; this is translated from the exons ATGTTCTTCAGAGCATCCCTTGGCCTCGCAGCCGCTGCGGCTGTAGTTTCTGCTGCACCGGTGCAGCAGGAGAGCTCTTCTATCGTTCTTCCCCTGAAGCGTGTCGCCAACTTCTCATCAATGAAGAGCATTGTGCAGAGTGGCGAGGCTAAAATCAGCAAGATCAATTCTGGTAGCAAGCTCACTGCCCGTCAAAGCTCTGGTTCTATTACCAACGAGGATGTTACTTACGTGGCGCCAATCGTCGTGGGAGGAAGAACCTGGGACCTTATTGTGGACACAGGAT CCTCGAACCTGTGGTGTGGTGCTCAGAGCTCATGCGAGGCCACATCGACCGGCAGAGCCACCGGAGGCAATTTCCAGGTCTCTTACGGCAGTGGCTCTGTCTCTGGCAAAGAGTACACAGACACTGTCTCGTTCGGCGGTCTGACTGTCCGATCTCAGTCGCTTGGTGCCGCTACATCAGCTCAGGGTTTCACTGGCGTTGATGGGATCATCGGCTTCGGTCCCGCTGATTTGACGCAAGGCACTGTCTCCAATGCAAACACCGTTCCAACATTCATGGACAACCTCTACAGCCAAGGCAGCATTGCAAGAGAAGTGCTCGGCGTGTACTTCCGTCCAGAGTCCGGCAGTGATACGAATGACGCCAACGGAGAACTGACTCTCGGTGGGACCGACAGCTCCAAGTACACTGGAAGCATTCAGTACTTCCCGCAATTGACAAGTGGTTCAGCTGCTCCATACTGGGGTATCTCAATTGCTAGCTTCACTTACGGATCCACGACCCTAGCCTCCAACGCCCAGGGCATTGTGGACACTGGTACAACTCTGATTTACATTCCCACCACCGCATACAACAAGTTCTTGTCTGCTGCCGGAGGCAGAACTGATAGCAGCTCTGGTCTGGCCAGCTTCACCACCAAGCCGACCGCCAACTTTGGCATCAAGTTTGGATCCACCACCTACAATCTGACCCCTGCGCAATACCTGGTGCCTACATCGCAATACGGCTTCTACGGATTGTCCTCGGGCAAGTATTACAGCTGGATCACCGACGGTGGTAGCTCTGGCGTCAACACT ATCATCGGCCAAAAGTTCCTCGAGAACTACTACTCCGTCTTTGACACGACCGGCTCGAGAATTGGATTCGCTACACGGAACTAG